The Vulpes vulpes isolate BD-2025 chromosome 10, VulVul3, whole genome shotgun sequence genome has a window encoding:
- the DKK1 gene encoding dickkopf-related protein 1 has translation MPAPGAPGAARLLLALLAAALCGPLRPGASAASNSVLHSNAIKNLPPALGGAAGHPGWAVSAAPGLAYEGGNKYQTLDSYQPYPCAEDEECSPEEYCASPGRAGGAGGAGAPVCLACRKRRKRCMRHAMCCPGNYCKNGICMPSDHGHFHRGEIEETILESGGNDHSTLDGYPRRTTLSSKLYHTKGQEGSVCLRSSDCATGLCCARHFWSKICKPVLKEGQVCTKHRRKGSHGLEIFQRCYCGEGLSCRLQKDHHQASNSSRLHTCQRH, from the exons ATGccggccccgggcgccccgggaGCCGCCCGCctcctgctggccctgctggCGGCCGCCCTGTGCGGGCCGCTGCGGCCCGGGGCGAGCGCCGCCTCCAACTCGGTTCTGCACTCCAACGCCATCAAGAACCTGCCCCCGGCGCTGGGCGGCGCTGCCGGGCACCCGGGCTGGGCGGTGAGCGCCGCCCCGGGCCTCGCGTACGAGGGCGGGAACAAGTACCAGACACTTGACAGCTACCAG CCCTACCCGTGCGCCGAGGACGAGGAGTGCAGCCCCGAGGAGTACTGCGCCAGCCCGggccgcgcggggggcgcggggggcgcgggggcgcccGTCTGCCTCGCCTGCAGGAAGCGCCGAAAACGCTGCATGCGGCACGCGATGTGCTGCCCCGGGAATTACTGCAAAAACG GAATATGCATGCCTTCGGACCACGGTCACTTCCATCGAGGAGAGATCGAGGAGACCATTCTGGAGAGCGGTGGCAACGACCACAGCACCCTGGATGGGTACCCCAGAAGAACCACCCTGTCTTCGAAACTGTATCATACCAAAG GACAAGAAGGCTCGGTCTGTCTCCGATCATCAGACTGTGCCACGGGGTTGTGTTGCGCGCGACACTTCTGGTCCAAGATCTGTAAACCTGTCCTCAAAGAGGGCCAGGTGTGCACCAAGCACAGGAGGAAAGGCTCCCACGGGCTGGAGATATTCCAGCGCTGTTACTGCGGCGAGGGCCTGTCTTGCCGGCTACAGAAGGATCACCATCAAGCCAGTAACTCTTCTAGGCTCCACACCTGTCAGAGACATTAG